CAACGTTGCCATTAAGCTGCGACGCGTTCACATGTCCATTTTGATACTGCTGTGGTATAGAGTAAGCACCAGCCGTTGGTACTGGTGCCGCGGTAGACACCGCATTCTGATTTAGCGTGTTTTGCGTGGTGACTGGCGCCACATTGCCGGGCAACTGTGCCGGGTTTGCATAGGGCAGCGATTGCATGCCATAGTTATGTGTTGGCATATGTGCTCCTGGCTGCATGTGTGGCGGAAAATTTGCATTGCCCGGATAGCCAGCTGCACCGTATAGCATTTGTGGATTCGGCACACCCTGATAACCCAGACCAGGCAACGCACCGGCCATGGGTGGCAGACCGCCTAAATAACCAGCAGCCTGTGGGCCGCCTGGCATTGCCATACGATCGTCGCGCATTAGTGAATGATAGAGATTGATTGCGTCCACCAGATCGCTGGAGAGCTGCGTGAGTTGTGCATGCTTGCGATCGACACGCTCCAGCTCGGTATCAATTAGTGGACCCATCTGGTGTACTTCCTGTTCCAAACGCAACATTTCCTCGCTATCTTGCGAAGGATCCTCGGGATTTGCCTCGTGCAACAGATGCAAAAGACGATCAATCTTCTCCTCATCGATTTCGATTCGTTGTTCAGCAACTGCCGCGGCGGCAGCTTCAGTCTTTAATTGCAAAGCTTTGGCATCATCCTCGAATTGTACGCTCTTTTTCGTTTTATTCTGTTGATTGATATCCAAACGTTCCGGATCGACAGACAAATCGGCAGTTACGAAATTTGATGGGAAAAGACCTTCACCACGCTGATTATAGCCTTTCCACCAATTCGGATCGGAATCATCTACAACATGTATAATTTCACCAGAGAAGAATGTCAACTCATTCTCTTCGGCTGCTTCGAAATCATATAAGGCGCGTACTTTACGTGGTTCGGGCTGTGAATTGGTGGAATTATTCGACGCACCGCCAGTGGATGTAATGCTCGCCAATGAACCAGAACCCGAAAATGAGGGATACAAAGAGGACTGCAAAAGTGGAAATATGTAatagtttatataaattatatatataaattaaataaaaaccatACATAAGCCGAGGCAGCGGTCGTGCTGCCACTGGCGGCACCAGCATTGCTGCTACTTTGCAACTTGGGACTATTCTTCGTCTCCTTCAACGATAGCTCTATCGCTTTGGCAATATCGTCTTCCTCCTGTTGGCTGCTCACCACATTAGGATCTTTCAAAGCGGTTAATTTTGCTGCTGACTTTGCCGGCTTTTCGTTTATGTTGCTGAAGTCGTAGCCTTCGTGACGCAATTTCATATAAAGCGATGGTATCAAGTTCAATTCAGGATCATTTTTAAAATCGCTCTCAGCCCAGTTTTTAAGCACCTGACGCATTTTCTGTGTTaaacaaaaattgatttaattaacgattattattattttaaatatttataatcaacTCACCAGCGATACTTTCGGTTGTGCCTTCGATAGCAGACGCCTGAATTCATTTTCGAATTCACGTGAGGCGATTTCCAAATGAAATGGTTTACCACAATTATTGACACAGGCATCTAACAGTGTGAGCGCTTGCATTACAACATGTGGATCAGCATGGCCCATACGTTTCATTATTGCCTTCAGACAATCTTTGGCGCTGCGCGGATTGGATGAGACCTTATCGCACACATCCAATATGAGCGACCAGTTCTCGTTTGTATTTGTTTCGCTTGTAGCTTTGTCTGCaacaaataaagaataaaaagataaataaatgtcGTAAAAGCAGTTTTGCAGATGACGATCTATGGGCTATAAAAATCTTTCAACTAGCCTCGCTTTGGAGATAAGCGCACAATAAAAGACAATACAAATACAGAACGTTAAACTGATAAGTAGAGCTAACTGCAAGTGTAATCCCAATaacgcatatatatttttttttacgtcTGCTTTGTGTACGTTAACAATGTATTtagatatattataaatatattaatacatatataataatgtgtAATAAGTACAagcaacttcaacttcaacaacaaaatctaaaatctgTTTATATGCGAAGCCATCGTGTGTAAAAAGTTTCGTGCTTAGCGCCGTATGACTcactatttattgttttatcaaattttataaaaataaagcgaTAACCACAATTAGATTTTAtatgtgataaaaaaaatacttttgtatgAGCACATCATTTAGGAAATGCAATTTACAAATACACGTATCGAATTTAATTTTCGGCAATTAGACAGCGATATAAACTAATGTTTATAAACTCACTCAACTGCAACATTAAAAAGTGTTCAACATTTAAAAACAGCTTAAGTTAAACTTAAGAAGCGACTTGCGTATTGAGTGTATTGAACTCTGTTGTTAGTTCACTGTCACTTCATAATAAggtagcgtatattaaagtttctTTATTGTCTGGCTGCCACCACACTAACCTCCTAATATAAATTCTAAACACAAAGAAAGCACACACTTGTGATCTGACTAATCATTTGCAGCAGTCAACGTCCTTATGCTGGTCATTTAGTCTTTGTGATAACAGCTTTGTCAATTACATACGTATGCTTAAATTACATACCTACAATTATATAGGCAAATTAATAcctgtaaaatataataaaactcaCCAATATCCGCATCAAACGGTGTTGATTGCCCAAAAATCCCCATTTCACACCAGTGGCTATGTGGCAGCTCAAAtgaaaaactaattaataatttttgcactGCGTATTAACGTTCCTACACTTGTTTAAATGTTCAAGTCTTTTGCAATCGATTTTCACTatccttttgttgtttttccccttcttatttttatattttgtttcgaCCTTCTGCTGCACTTTTCACGCAATCAATATGCTTATTTCGCTATTACGCTGCtcaaatttttctttcaattgacctttaattgtatttatgcacttccaattaatttaataaagtgttatttggttttttttcggtCAACGGATGTGGTTTCCTCACTAAACcgtagaaatttttaataaaaaatgactAACGAAAATCGGTATTGCTGGGAATGTCATTTGTTTCCTACTCTACTTCCAGTGGATTGCACTTTACTGTCAAATGGTGGTAGTTGCCAGAGACTTTTCAGTTTATTATAGGCATTTGTACGAAATCAGGAGCTTAGGGGACTCttcaaatttgtttgtaaaaattaaagtatataactttattaattCTCCAATGGAACCcaatgtctttataaaattttaaatatttattttttttactgtcaTTTAGTTCttgttacaaaaacacaaattcgTTCACCGGTAGCGCTTTCGCGTTGCCAATCGctgttatttaataaatgtcagcttaaaacaaaacagcaaaagtaaattttgtacAAGATATTATAGTGATGTTCAACAAATATTTggcgtaaatttttttaaaacaagtattactaCGAAAGTACAAAGTTAGAATGTAGAAAAATACCAGGCCCACTAGTATGCAGTGACTTCAGACTTGGTTCTAGCAAGTTATTTTTTCATGCAAATACGTACTTAATTCGCAGTAGTATCAACGTTTAGCAGTGTTAGGAAACtgtaacttaaattaaattaagagtgGCTGCTGAGTAATCGCTGGGTGGTGACAAAGGCAATAATGACTTTTATACGAGATCCTTGCGGCATTGCGTGTCTAGTCATCACCTATGGCGCAGTTATGTACGCGGACTATGTGGTACTGCGCTGGATCATTCTGCAAACGATGGAGGCTAGGTATGTCgaagacaaataaataaacataataattattcatttatatttcacaGCATTTGGGCACCCGTGCACGTAATACTATTCAATACAGTTGTTTTTCTGTTGTGTATGTCACATCTGAAAGCCGTATTATCAGATCCTGGACGCGTGCCATTGCCGGCAAATCGCCTAGACTTTTCAGATATGCATACAactggaaaaaataacaatGGTGGTGGCAGTGAATGGTATTTAtaacaatataaattaattaatgatatATATAAGCAGTTTAATATTGCAGGACTGTTTGCACACGCTGCGAGACATATCGTCCACCCCGTGCACATCACTGTCGCATATGCAAACGTTGCATACGACGCATGGATCATCATTGTCCGTGGATTAATAACTGTGTTGGTGaacgaaatcaaaaattttttctaCAGTTTCTATTCTATGTTGGCATGCTATCCATATATTCCGTTGGTTTGGTGGGCTACAGTTTTGTATACCCTTGCGACGACTGCAATATATCTACACTAGAGACACAAACTAGAATGTAAgccagttatttttatttatttttttattattacaagcaTTAAACTGTTTACACACATTTCTACACGCTTACAGGTTGCACAGTGTTATTCTCTTATTGGAATCGGCTCTTTTTGGTCTCTTTGTCTTGGCTATAATGGTCGATCAAATGCATGCTATATTGCACGATGAAACCGCAGTGGAGGCTGTACAGTCAAAGGGTAAAGGCCTACAGCGTTCCAGCCGTCGccaatttcgtttgtttgctgAAGTTTTCGGACGCGGGCATCCAGCTTGTTGGCTGTTGCCATGTACAAGTTTCAATTCATCGCCGCGTTACAATGACACCCCGCTATTGATGAGCTATGATGTTTAagcaaaagaacaaaaacaaaaaaacaaagggAATTTTATGACTGCACTGCGCTAGGTATACAAACAAGTGCAACATTTTACGATTTGAATTTATGTCAATTTTTAGTTAGAATATCTAGGTGCTTTTGTTGtctatttttttagttattgttatatgtttaatgtaattaaataacagtttaatttataatttaaattataatattccgACCTCCGTGCGAAAAGCAGTATATGCGGTTGCTATACTATTCTAAGacgtattaaatatatatagattataatACAACTCACatagtaatatttattatagtttaATTTAAGATATGTTCCATATTTTAATGCTATGATTTACTCGTTAGGAAATAAGCTCGTCGATTGtgtatttacaataacaatCGCAAACAAGTTTAGCGTAAATGGATATTATAGTTATTAGCATAAGCAGCCGTAGGGTCTGCATCATGAATCAAAACCAATACTTCTTACAATTGATTGTTGCACTCACATCAAGTGATTTGCATTTATTGGAAGaactttttgtatgtatttgaatgAAGACAGGCTGCATTTAAGTACTAAgtgtcgaaaataaaaaaaaaaacaatattttagtgaaaaatCTATCATAATAACTACTGAAAAGTCATAACGTAGATCAATGGAAATCCGcaaataaatagtatttattaaaGACATGCAAAGATAAATACGTTTATAGaaagtttttcttttaatgCACTCAAATATCGAACTACTCAATTCATTTTCAGGATTCTGtaagatttgaaatttttgttactCAGGTTTTCAATATTCtcatgtaccaaattttatatgtaaaagcTAACTTCTAGAGGATTATCACAATATTTAATGATCTCTTACTGATTTGATGAGAGAAAAATGAAGATTttattcaaacaaaggaaattcatgaacttctttatatttgtatgtatgtttgtgcacTGTATTAGATTAACGACCTTAATTTGGAAGTATTacaaatggaaattaaataaaaatcaaaatatcaaatgaataaatatttggcgaattatttgaaaacagtTTCACGCATTCCAcaaccgattttaataatatttaaattaaaaaaaaaaaaaataaaataaaatgataccAGATAGAtcaaaacaatattaattaaagaatGTTAGGAGGAAACCTATTCATGACTGAATTACGAAATTTACgaagtaatttatatatatttttaattaatcgcaataataattttattttttacttcctTTGTTATCCTTGCATATCCAAAACGAAATTTCATTGCGGCTGTATTTAGATATTCTTCACACAACACAATAGTTGGCAACTCTCTGCGTTTCTTTTTGATAAGGACGTTCGTTACTCACACAATACGAAGAAAACAATAAAGTGGAATGTCAAATCAGCATGCGCGCtacaaaaatagttgaattggcaaattgtgtgttgtttattgttgtgtaaattataaattttatttgcggTGAGTGAAATATAAtcttaaataaattcttttgttGTGAATGACAATGACAACCTTTAAGAGATATTTAATTGTGTTCTATAAAACATTAATGGATTGCGGCTAGAATAAGAAAATAGTTTCAAACGCATTTCCTCCAAAGTTTATACCGTAGTAAAGTTAATATAACATATTCTTTAATcaattaaacaatatttaatagcAAAACAACCACAATTATAATTTCTGATTAGTTATCAGTTAATAAAAGGCCAAGGTTTCTTCTAGGAAaagaaataaactaaaatacgGCATAGAGCTACCAGCTCAACATGTTGCCACTacatcgacaacaacaatatgtgctcttggtattttcaaacaaaaacaacattcaaTGCAATTTCTTCAttgcattttattgcaaaagaaaatgagtctatacatatgtgtgcatttaaaaggttttattttttaataagattcAAAATCCTCAATAGTATTTTCGATCACTCCGTTTACCGTTTGGTACAGAACAAACACAATCGCATATGTGGTGATGGACTCTCTGTGCAAGGTTTGGGTTGTACAATTCCGCGCGGATCACGTTCAGGTTTAAGCAAATGTTTCTGCAACGACCAAATAATATCGCTGGCCAATGCGCTGATGCACAGCTTAATGCTTGCTTCGTAATTCAATTTGTTGGTGGCATAGCTAAGTATAGCTTTGGACATCTCACAAGTTAGGAAACTACGATTCAAATCTGTATAAaagtgttttatataaattattagcgGTATAAAAATTGAGTGAATGACAGTGTAATAACTCACTAAGCAGCTCGGGACGTACGTCCAtgatttttttggagaaatgaTAATCAATGGCGGAAAATACACGTTTGCCAACACCCACAATTAGTTCACGTTTGAATTTGATAATATAGTGTTCTATGAAAATCAACTCGTTGCGACACAAATTCGGTATATTGCTAAACATATTCTCCTCCGATTGCACTTTGATGGAAGCAAGTGAACCCTAAAAGCATAGATAAACTATAAATCAAGttgttttgttaataattttatgcTACTTTACCACTGGTGTTGGGGTTCGCACATCTACCGGCTTAATATCCACCATTGGATGTATGGCATAACTGGATTCGCCAATTGTTAATGGTAAACGACTGAATGAGACCAAGGTTGGTCTACGGCTACCAGCAATATTCTCGTTTTGTACTTGCTCACGTATGGAAGCAATAATTTGCGACGATCTCTGTAATATGACGttataataaattagaaaaGGAAGTTTTTACTAAGCAAAATATACTTACAAAGAGCACAAAACGTTTGGCCTCATCAAAGAACTGATCCACACGTTCTCTTACATTCTTGCAAATTCTCGGATCCTTACTCAAATCTTTGTCGAACTTCTTAATAATGTGCGTTATAATAAACTTGGCCGCTTTGTATATGGGATCATCAGCATCGAACGGCATAGCGGGTTGATTTTCCATATCGATGGCGGCATTCAATGCTTCACAAAGCTTGTAATCCAACAATTTATCAACACTCTCATTTGGTCTATCACAATAGGCCATACCGTTATCCATGGCTGGCTTCGGCGGTGTAATTTGTTTCGGTTTCTTTCTACGATGCTGATgtaatttgctttgttttttaattttacgtgCACGATCTTTAATGTCATTCTGTATGCGTAGCCATTTCTCATCATACTTTTGACGATGATTCTGGcaaacgaaaatttgaaaaattattgaatacataatatgcaaaaaaaaaaaaaaattatataaatgctTGTACAAACCTCGATAAATTGTTTCCGTTGTGCGCTGACTTTCTCCAGCAGTCCCTTTATTTTATCCTGATAAGCTATGCGCTCCTTCAAACGTTTCTCCCAAAAGTGTGTTTGTATAACCTCACTTTGACGCAGCCGTTCCTCCTGCAGATGCCGCAGATTCTTTTGCAAGCGATCCTGTTTGAATTGAAAGACCTTCTTGAGCTTAATCAAATGCTTTCGCTGCAAGTCGGCGGCCGCTTCCAAGTGTCGTTGTGTTTTCATATGATTTACCAGTTTACGGTACTCATGATAGGCCTTGCCCATCTCATCGGCAGCCGCCTTACGCGCTATCTTATCCTGTGTGCGTTGCCACATTTTCTGAAAGCGTGATGCCCTTATGTTCTCCAGCTTGCGCTTGCGTCCCTGTATTTCAGTGAAACTATTTTGGCGTGCGGCCAAATTGTGATGATCGCGCGCTGTTATTGCTTCGGCATTGTTGATCAGCATGCGATCGTGTTGCTCGTTTTCCTGCATTGGTTAGATCGTTTTTAGTGTTACTTTTACAAATATCGTTCGCGTGAGCTCACCTGTCGATTTAGTTCCTGCAATACGTAGTAAAGTCTCGTTTTGTGCAGCTGTTGTCGGTATTCATTGAAATCCTTCAAATTGCAAATCACATCATTATTTTGCGTTATTTCACCGTTCTCGCGTAAACGCTGTGAAAAtcacaaattgaaatttaaatgagaaaatttCCTTTATAATCTAACCTTCAGATTTCGTTCGTTGGcataaaaagttttcaaattcgAATCGTGTAGTGGATTGTACTCCGGTAGGCTTTCCCGCACGGAGGGATCAAATTCTTGTTTCAAATGTTTAAACtgcattgaaaataatttaattattaatatttaagcaACTAATTGTGCCTTTGAACGCACCGATtgtccaattttatttttcgaaaatataaccTGATTCCCGGGACACTTCAGCATAGGCAATTTCGAATTTAATGGTATTAGCTCCCAGCCTGGCAAACTGTTGATCGGCAGTCCAGATTTGAATGTTAAATTTGGTACTTCGACCACATCCAATTTGGGACGCCGTGACATTGAGAGTATATCAATCATTTTCGCTTTGTTCGGCTAATCGCTGCTTAgcctacataaaccaaactgaGCTGTGTTTTAACGTTttctatttaattgaaattataatttttgcgcaatttttttaCGGAGCCCTTTTCTTAGCAGTTGTAAATTTCGACTGAGAAAATTTTTTCTTGACTACCGAAAATCAATGAAACATGAAGTTTCTTCTAAaaactgtatatttaaaaatgaaacagGTGGGTATTCAAAAAACACAGtttttatgcaataaaatacttttttattcaaataataaattatagcaaaagaacgaaaattttttgaaattagaaaAGGCTTGAAATAaggtgaaaatttaattttttttatcttaattgACGGATGGAAACCATTGaattaaaaggaaaatgtagattatatccatattttggatttttagttGCTATATcatgtaattaataattattttttaaaaattctttttttgcgaacttatataaatattttgattttggaggCTAGCTTCGAAAATCGCAGCAtacaatttgtatactctcgcaacaaacttGCAAAGAGTTTTGTtcattacacaccataaacCTAGGTAAAATCGGttcccaaccacgcctacttcccatttaactaaattttcatttagttaaattttgaaatccatccgattccttcactttataagatatacattaggaaccaatgaacatggcggaataaaactttacagacatactgtatatcatccgtggcttcacttgtggaaaaattgtcaaaatcagactataacttttcaaggccccggatatcgaacatgaggaactcagtgcctaagagtgatttttcaccgaaa
This portion of the Zeugodacus cucurbitae isolate PBARC_wt_2022May chromosome 3, idZeuCucr1.2, whole genome shotgun sequence genome encodes:
- the LOC105214827 gene encoding signal transducing adapter molecule 1 isoform X1 — encoded protein: MGIFGQSTPFDADIDKATSETNTNENWSLILDVCDKVSSNPRSAKDCLKAIMKRMGHADPHVVMQALTLLDACVNNCGKPFHLEIASREFENEFRRLLSKAQPKVSLKMRQVLKNWAESDFKNDPELNLIPSLYMKLRHEGYDFSNINEKPAKSAAKLTALKDPNVVSSQQEEDDIAKAIELSLKETKNSPKLQSSSNAGAASGSTTAASAYSSLYPSFSGSGSLASITSTGGASNNSTNSQPEPRKVRALYDFEAAEENELTFFSGEIIHVVDDSDPNWWKGYNQRGEGLFPSNFVTADLSVDPERLDINQQNKTKKSVQFEDDAKALQLKTEAAAAAVAEQRIEIDEEKIDRLLHLLHEANPEDPSQDSEEMLRLEQEVHQMGPLIDTELERVDRKHAQLTQLSSDLVDAINLYHSLMRDDRMAMPGGPQAAGYLGGLPPMAGALPGLGYQGVPNPQMLYGAAGYPGNANFPPHMQPGAHMPTHNYGMQSLPYANPAQLPGNVAPVTTQNTLNQNAVSTAAPVPTAGAYSIPQQYQNGHVNASQLNGNVAGSVGLNSLPPSMASLPYMGAAPQLPATSAPPASEQQQMPQSTMAAANNYNTVPQLQQLNNMQALQSLPHMPQYPNGINDGVNAIPPDQLHQQPQFPHHLQQHPQHYGTLPSSQPQPQNAFMTSPPTTATGMAPPPPGMLPPTGHGMHNPTNGGDQFSQLQQQMAAISLAGGINQPVTQNFLVQNDPKHNIPIYQQQR
- the Zdhhc3_1 gene encoding palmitoyltransferase ZDHHC3 — its product is MTFIRDPCGIACLVITYGAVMYADYVVLRWIILQTMEASIWAPVHVILFNTVVFLLCMSHLKAVLSDPGRVPLPANRLDFSDMHTTGKNNNGGGSEWTVCTRCETYRPPRAHHCRICKRCIRRMDHHCPWINNCVGERNQKFFLQFLFYVGMLSIYSVGLVGYSFVYPCDDCNISTLETQTRMLHSVILLLESALFGLFVLAIMVDQMHAILHDETAVEAVQSKGKGLQRSSRRQFRLFAEVFGRGHPACWLLPCTSFNSSPRYNDTPLLMSYDV
- the LOC105214827 gene encoding signal transducing adapter molecule 1 isoform X2 codes for the protein MGIFGQSTPFDADIDKATSETNTNENWSLILDVCDKVSSNPRSAKDCLKAIMKRMGHADPHVVMQALTLLDACVNNCGKPFHLEIASREFENEFRRLLSKAQPKVSLKMRQVLKNWAESDFKNDPELNLIPSLYMKLRHEGYDFSNINEKPAKSAAKLTALKDPNVVSSQQEEDDIAKAIELSLKETKNSPKLQSSSNAGAASGSTTAASAYSSLYPSFSGSGSLASITSTGGASNNSTNSQPEPRKVRALYDFEAAEENELTFFSGEIIHVVDDSDPNWWKGYNQRGEGLFPSNFVTADLSVDPERLDINQQNKTKKSVQFEDDAKALQLKTEAAAAAVAEQRIEIDEEKIDRLLHLLHEANPEDPSQDSEEMLRLEQEVHQMGPLIDTELERVDRKHAQLTQLSSDLVDAINLYHSLMRDDRMAMPGGPQAAGYLGGLPPMAGALPGLGYQGVPNPQMLYGAAGYPGNANFPPHMQPGAHMPTHNYGMQSLPYANPAQLPGNVAPVTTQNTLNQNAVSTAAPVPTAGAYSIPQQYQNGHVNASQLNGNVAGSVGLNSLPPSMASLPYMGAAPQLPATSAPPASEQQQMPQSTMAAANNYNTVPQLQQLNNMQALQSLPHMPQYPNGINDGVNAIPPDQLHQQPQFPHHLQQHPQHYGTLPSSQPQPQNAFMTSPPTTATGMAPPPPGMLPPTGHGMHNPTNGGDQFSQLQQQMAAISLAGGINQPQR
- the LOC105214825 gene encoding uncharacterized protein LOC105214825 — protein: MIDILSMSRRPKLDVVEVPNLTFKSGLPINSLPGWELIPLNSKLPMLKCPGNQVIFSKNKIGQSFKHLKQEFDPSVRESLPEYNPLHDSNLKTFYANERNLKRLRENGEITQNNDVICNLKDFNEYRQQLHKTRLYYVLQELNRQENEQHDRMLINNAEAITARDHHNLAARQNSFTEIQGRKRKLENIRASRFQKMWQRTQDKIARKAAADEMGKAYHEYRKLVNHMKTQRHLEAAADLQRKHLIKLKKVFQFKQDRLQKNLRHLQEERLRQSEVIQTHFWEKRLKERIAYQDKIKGLLEKVSAQRKQFIENHRQKYDEKWLRIQNDIKDRARKIKKQSKLHQHRRKKPKQITPPKPAMDNGMAYCDRPNESVDKLLDYKLCEALNAAIDMENQPAMPFDADDPIYKAAKFIITHIIKKFDKDLSKDPRICKNVRERVDQFFDEAKRFVLFRSSQIIASIREQVQNENIAGSRRPTLVSFSRLPLTIGESSYAIHPMVDIKPVDVRTPTPVGSLASIKVQSEENMFSNIPNLCRNELIFIEHYIIKFKRELIVGVGKRVFSAIDYHFSKKIMDVRPELLNLNRSFLTCEMSKAILSYATNKLNYEASIKLCISALASDIIWSLQKHLLKPERDPRGIVQPKPCTESPSPHMRLCLFCTKR